One Coffea arabica cultivar ET-39 chromosome 5c, Coffea Arabica ET-39 HiFi, whole genome shotgun sequence DNA window includes the following coding sequences:
- the LOC113690440 gene encoding BTB/POZ domain-containing protein At1g55760 yields the protein MTDSAYRVETTSRLAQWRIDNLASCTYRKSDPFKIGKWNWHLALEKNRTLFIKLFPEISNLTRENPPIASFIIRVVSSVGDRKTLVHPEIVDRQLKNTDDFVWAVEVPLTGKFIIDVEFLDLKATSPNGGEICSIWAEGFQQKQSNATALASLGRMLSEGIHTDIVIHASDGSIGAHRAVLAARSPVFRSMFSHDLREKELSTINISDMSIEACQAFLSYIYGNIRTEEFMTHRLALIRAADKYDISDLKEACHESLLEDIDTKNVLERLQSASLYELPKLKKSCMRYLVKFGKIFEMRGEFDAFLQCADRELISEIFHEVLAAWKGF from the exons ATGACTGACTCTGCTTACCGCGTTGAAACCACCTCGCGCCTCGCCCAATGGCGGATCGACAACTTGGCTTCTTGCACTTATCGAAAGTCCGATCCTTTCAAGATCGGAAAGTGGAACTG GCATTTGGCTTTGGAGAAGAATCGGACTCTGTTCATTAAACTATTCCCAGAGATATCAAATCTAACCAGAGAAAATCCTCCAATTGCATCTTTTATTATTAGAGTAGTCTCTTCAGTGGGAGATCGCAAGACTTTGGTTCATCCAG AAATTGTCGATAGGCAGCTCAAGAACACCGACGACTTTGTTTGGGCTGTAGAAGTTCCACTCACAGGGAAATTCATCATCGACGTTgagtttcttgatttgaaggcTACATCCCCAAAC GGTGGGGAAATTTGCTCTATCTGGGCTGAAGGGTTCCAACAGAAACAATCAAATGCAACAGCTTTAGCATCACTAGGACGAATGTTGTCTGAAGGTATCCACACAGACATTGTAATCCATGCTTCTGATGGTAGCATTGGGGCACATCGTGCAGTTCTTGCCGCGAGATCACCTGTTTTCAGGAGCATGTTCTCGCACGACCTCAGGGAGAAAGAACTGTCCACTATAAACATCTCTGACATGTCGATTGAAGCTTGTCAAGCTTTCCTTAGTTACATTTATGGGAACATCCGAACTGAGGAGTTCATGACTCACAGGCTAGCCCTCATACGAGCTGCTGATAAGTATGATATTTCAGACTTGAAAGAGGCATGTCATGAAAGTCTACTGGAAGACATTGATACCAAGAATGTGCTGGAGAGGCTCCAGAGTGCTTCTCTTTATGAATTaccgaagttgaagaagagctGCATGCGGTATCTTGTGAAGTTTGGTAAGATCTTTGAAATGCGAGGGGAATTTGATGCTTTCCTGCAATGTGCAGATAGAGAACTGATTTCTGAAATCTTCCATGAAGTTCTCGCTGCCTGGAAAGGCTTCTGA
- the LOC113689651 gene encoding NDR1/HIN1-like protein 26 has protein sequence MLSLPPPPPPPPPCTPPSQQQAAASPLKQIIITSKDSMDQHLFPSELPHSCKRQLGGYSKLQRPCRTNPLIWCGSIFCLIFSLLLIFFGIATLIIFLAIKPRIPLFDTPSASLKVVYMDSPQFLNSDFTFTANFSNPNPKLDISFDYLSIELYSFDTRIAAQALQPFTQRRKETRLVAVQMISSLVYMPPTHAFELLRQVQNNRVVYHIRGTFRVRFSLGVIHFSYWLHATCQLELTSPPTGVLVAHSCSTKK, from the coding sequence ATGCTTTCCCTTCcacccccaccaccaccaccaccaccatgtACACCACCATCCCAGCAGCAAGCAGCTGCTTCTCCTCTGAAACAGATTATTATTACCTCAAAGGATTCCATGGATCAACATCTTTTCCCATCAGAGCTGCCACATAGCTGCAAGAGACAACTGGGAGGCTACTCTAAACTCCAGAGACCATGCAGGACCAATCCCCTCATCTGGTGCGGATCAATCTTTTGCTTGATATTCAGCCTTCTCCTCATCTTCTTTGGCATTGCGACTCTGATCATCTTCCTTGCCATAAAACCAAGAATTCCTTTGTTTGACACCCCCTCTGCAAGCCTTAAAGTGGTCTACATGGACTCTCCTCAGTTTCTAAACAGTGATTTTACATTTACAGCCAACTTCTCCAACCCAAACCCAAAACTTGATATCAGTTTTGACTATTTAAGCATTGAGCTGTACTCTTTTGACACTCGGATTGCAGCTCAAGCTCTTCAACCTTTCACTCAAAGACGAAAAGAAACACGGTTAGTTGCTGTTCAAATGATATCAAGCCTGGTTTATATGCCACCCACTCATGCTTTTGAACTTCTAAGGCAAGTGCAGAACAACAGGGTTGTGTATCATATCAGAGGAACTTTCAGAGTAAGGTTTAGTCTAGGTGTAATTCACTTTTCGTATTGGCTGCATGCTACATGCCAGCTAGAGCTCACAAGCCCACCAACAGGCGTTCTTGTAGCTCACAGTTGCAGTACCAAAAAATGA
- the LOC113690883 gene encoding sufE-like protein 1, chloroplastic/mitochondrial, producing the protein MRARTTIQALSSSPPFPLFNPKASLQNLSLRIPIPVPLFCSQIEKPMSISPSFRLFSTKNPHLLARRPRYSPDSETPKIASLHSEPANLFFSRPITIQRIPTKPIFSTPSASPAATLQPIEELPPKLQEIIKLFQAVEEPKAKYEQLLFYGRNLRPLDGRFKTSENKVQGCVSQVWVRAYLDSDKNVVFEADSDSVLTKGLAALLVQGLSGRPVEEILRVTPDFAVLLGLQQSLTPSRNNGFLNMLKLMQKKALQLYLEAQKAEDSVGQLSESPDESSMSHSGLNNDGGNGDVKSGVSSEEDVTDLKLDSGNGGALGSRGMRIKAKLVSELKPVELEVEDISYQHAGHAGVKGSDGETHFNVKVVSEEFEGKSLVKRHRLIYGLLQDELQSGLHALSIVAKTPSEVSSS; encoded by the coding sequence ATGAGAGCAAGAACAACAATTCAAGCCCTCAGCTCGTCTCCTCCCTTTCCTCTCTTCAACCCCAAAGCTTCCCTTCAAAATCTTAGTTTGCGAATTCCAATCCCTGTCCCTCTTTTCTGTTCCCAAATCGAAAAACCAATGTCAATTTCCCCTTCTTTTCGCTTATTCTCCACTAAAAACCCACATTTGCTCGCGCGCCGCCCACGCTATTCACCAGACTCTGAAACCCCCAAGATTGCATCTTTGCACTCAGAACCCGCAAATCTTTTCTTCTCTAGGCCTATTACAATTCAAAGAATACCCACAAAGCCAATATTTTCAACACCATCAGCTTCCCCAGCGGCCACTCTCCAACCCATTGAAGAGCTGCCCCCGAAGCTCCAAGAAATCATCAAACTTTTCCAGGCCGTTGAAGAACCAAAGGCCAAGTATGAGCAGCTCTTGTTTTATGGAAGAAATTTAAGGCCTTTGGATGGTCGGTTTAAGACCAGTGAGAACAAAGTACAAGGCTGCGTTTCGCAGGTATGGGTCAGAGCATACCTTGATTCGGATAAAAATGTAGTCTTTGAGGCTGATTCTGATTCAGTTCTTACCAAAGGCTTAGCTGCTTTGCTTGTTCAAGGCCTTTCAGGCCGTCCTGTGGAGGAGATTTTGAGAGTTACACCTGATTTTGCGGTGCTTCTTGGGTTGCAGCAGAGTCTTACACCTTCTAGGAATAATGGGTTTTTGAATATGTTGAAATTAATGCAGAAGAAGGCCTTGCAATTGTATTTGGAAGCTCAAAAGGCGGAAGATTCGGTTGGTCAGTTATCTGAAAGCCCGGATGAAAGCTCGATGTCACATTCGGGATTAAACAATGACGGTGGAAATGGGGATGTAAAGAGTGGAGTGAGTTCTGAAGAAGATGTTACTGATTTGAAATTGGATTCTGGTAATGGTGGTGCATTGGGGAGTAGGGGGATGAGGATCAAGGCGAAGTTAGTTAGTGAGCTGAAGCCTGTAGAATTGGAAGTTGAAGATATATCTTATCAGCATGCTGGGCATGCTGGGGTTAAGGGCAGTGATGGGGAGACACATTTTAACGTCAAGGTGGTGTCGGAGGAGTTTGAAGGTAAAAGTTTGGTTAAAAGGCACAGATTGATATATGGTTTGTTGCAAGATGAGTTGCAAAGTGGACTGCACGCTTTGTCTATTGTAGCAAAGACACCATCTGAAGTTAGTAGTAGCTAA
- the LOC113690086 gene encoding uncharacterized protein At4g26485, protein MADGGAEEEQVEKWVKYYSSFHEILLVGEGDFSFSLCLAKSFGSASNIVASSLDSYDDLINKYRNAKSNLELLKNLGASLLHGLDATKMKFHNDLLMRKFDRIIFNFPHAGFHGKEDGIHLIGMHRKLVFGFLGNARGMLRADGEIHVNHKTTAPFCHWNLHELGIRNSLMLIECVDFRIEEYPGYSNKRGASPRCDDSFPLGECSTFKFIVSPAVKNGKAGNLDLARGTSQALQLIPNPVHLLQKQPISFNLLHPQMISGGRIDNTLEHTGLPLRSHLRNECFRIFGKYLHHAEETFGRTDYDVSHSVREALRLGYKSYMTGDSGRCLSGYISMLQELQHQSILRSTWLRNRLAEVCDLQL, encoded by the exons ATGGCGGATGGAGGAGCAGAAGAGGAACAAGTAGAAAAATGGGTCAAATATTATTCATCCTTTCATGAAATACTGTTAGTGGGTGAAGGGGACTTCTCATTTTCTTTGTGTTTGGCCAAGTCTTTTGGCTCTGCTTCTAACATTGTGGCCTCTTCTCTCGACTCTTATG ATGATCTGATCAACAAGTACAGGAATGCCAAATCCAATCTTGAACTTTTGAAGAACTTAGGAGCATCCCTTTTGCATGGTTTGGATGCGACAAAGATGAAGTTTCACAATGATCTCCTGATGCGAAAGTTCGACCGCATCATTTTCAACTTTCCTCACGCAGGTTTCCATGGAAAGGAGGATGGAATCCATCTTATTGG GATGCATAGGAAACTGGTGTTTGGATTTCtcggcaatgcaagaggaatgcTGCGAGCTGATGGTGAAATTCATGTTAATCACAAAACTACTGCACCATTTTGCCACTGGAATCTCCACGAACTGGGAATTAGGAATTCTTTGATGTTAATTGAATGCGTCGATTTCAGAATAGAAGAATATCCAGGTTACAGTAATAAAAGAGGAGCCAGTCCAAGATGCGATGACTCGTTCCCCTTGGGTGAATGCAGTACTTTCAAATTCATAGTCTCTCCTGCTGTTAAGAACGGTAAAGCAGGGAATTTGGATTTAGCACGAGGGACATCTCAGGCTTTGCAACTGATTCCTAATCCTGTCCACCTCCTGCAGAAGCagccaatttcttttaatttgctACATCCTCAAATGATTTCCGGCGGTCGCATTGATAACACGCTAGAGCATACCGGATTGCCTTTACGCAGCCACCTGAGAAATGAATGCTTTAGAATTTTTGGGAAATATTTGCATCATGCTGAAGAAACATTTGGTAGAACAGATTATGATGTCTCTCACTCCGTCCGTGAGGCACTGAGGCTCGGTTACAAGAGTTACATGACGGGGGATTCGGGAAGATGCTTAAGTGGTTATATAAGCATGTTGCAAGAGCTTCAACATCAGAGCATTTTGAGATCAACATGGCTCCGGAACAGGCTAGCAGAAGTTTGTGATCTGCAGCTTTGA